In the genome of bacterium, the window TATGCAAAAATTTAAAAGAAGGGAAAGAAGCGGTTAGAATATGTAAAAAAAATGGTGTTTTTATTCAGGAAGGTTACATGATGAAATTTCATGGGGCACATAAAAAAATAAAAGAATTAATAGAAAAAGGGGAACTTGGAAAAATTGTATATATGAGAGGTCAACTTTCATGCTGGTATCCTCCTATAGAAGGAGCATGGCGGCAGGTTCCAAATAAAGGTGGAGGGGGTTCTTTAATTGATATGGCAACACATTTATATGACCTTCTTGAATTTTTTGTTAATGACAGAATTAAATATATTTCAGCAATTGTAAATACACAGGTTCATAATTACAAAGTTGAAGATTCTTCCACAACTCTTATAGAATTTTCAAAGGGTACACATGCAACAGTTGACTGTTTTTTCTGTATTCCAGATGAATCAAGTAAAACAAGATTAGAAATATATGGAAGTAAAGGAGCAATTCTTACAGAAGGAACAATAGGGCAGAGTATAGGCGGAAAAATGGAAGGAATATTTGGACTTGGAGAAA includes:
- a CDS encoding Gfo/Idh/MocA family oxidoreductase — protein: MDIMNAKEIAKKFNIPKYYKKEKDIVKDPDINAVYIASPVYLHLKHIKMSAENGKHILCEKPLCKNLKEGKEAVRICKKNGVFIQEGYMMKFHGAHKKIKELIEKGELGKIVYMRGQLSCWYPPIEGAWRQVPNKGGGGSLIDMATHLYDLLEFFVNDRIKYISAIVNTQVHNYKVEDSSTTLIEFSKGTHATVDCFFCIPDESSKTRLEIYGSKGAILTEGTIGQSIGGKMEGIFGLGESNYDATQSKDIVKEFKEIEFEKINPYTAECEYFADCILRGKKPEINNWENALHILKVTEKAYQSYKKKKIMKV